DNA from Tripterygium wilfordii isolate XIE 37 chromosome 15, ASM1340144v1, whole genome shotgun sequence:
GTCGGGCCGATGAAGAGCTCCATGGCTACAGAAATAGAGCTCCCTGTCATAATAAAGTAGAGCTCTATGTACCTCATTTTGGAGGTAGGAAACCATGGAGAAGAAGTGTAGGTTTTTGGACGGAGAGAGTAAAGCTTAATGTGGTTGAATAGATGCCATAGACCTAAGAGAAAGAAACCAAGCCCTGGTGCAACATGTCCTACCATAGTACCCATAATGGCAGAAAATAAAGAGAGCTGgggattgtgatttgtgaagaaGAGAGTGAGGATTAATGGGGTTtttaaagaggaaattaaacTTGAGTTGGAAAATATATTAGAAGACATCATTTTCATGCTCAATATTATCAGTTCTTTGAAGGCATTCTATCCAGTATCTTCTCATTCACGGGTTAACAAAAATCCAAATTTCAATTATAGAGTAGTGAAATTAAAGGCACAATTCCAATAATAGAGGgaaaccaaacaaaatgtttgattgatgtaaattaaaaaaaaaaaaaacaacgacAACAAACTTCTTCCATAAGGAAAAGCAAAGTTTGTGTAAACACGATGAATTAAAAAGCAAATggagaaataaaaaaagttcaaaCGTTTTTGGTATGGGAATTAATTGTTCTAGCTACATAATTAATGaatattattcataaaaaaaaaactacaatatTATTACGTTGTGAATTTGTGATAGTGTCAAAATAAGAAGTTCCTTTGCTTGAAGTAAGAGCAAGAGGAAACAAATTACCGTAATAAAAGTTCAATAGTAACATTAaacaacaccaaaaaaaaaaacagagagagactgGTTAATCCTGAGCCACATGGAAGATTCTGCAACTTTTATGATTCAGTTGAGACGCAGTATGAGAAAATAATGTAGGGTGACATTTACACATGCTAGGCTCAGCGATGATTCATTTCGCAAATTGTGATAATGGATACACTCATAGATCAGTTGAGATTTGGGCCAAGGCCCAGTACGAGAAAATAATGCAGGATGATATTCACACACACTGGACTGAGTGATGGTTCATCTCGTAAATTGCGATAATGAAAACACTCATGAGACTTGAATTCACGATTTCTCGATAAGAATTATCGTGTCAAGTTCATCACCATCTCAATCAACGATCCGTTGTCACAAAATGTTtcattgatgtaaataaaaaagcAAAACTTATTCGATGAGGAAAAGCAAAATTTGTGTAAACGTGATGAATTAAAAAGCAAatgtagattttttttctttccttttcggCACAATAAAGGTACAAGACCaagaagaaggacaaacaaAAATGGGCCTGACAACAGATTACCCATTCAGGCTCCAGTAAGATATCATTCCACATGGAGCATGGCTGACCATATACAATGGGCCTACTGTACTCTTTCCCATTGGTGTGCTGGCAATAATTTCCATACtacattattaatttattattgaatcTTCTAAAATATGATGGACCCAGTTGCTTTTGGCCTTTTGGTTCACACACATAGGTATCAATTGTTCTCAATGTCCTACCACTTTGGAGATTGTGACTTTGATTCTTATTCCAAACTCATATGTGGATTTTTCATTGCAGATTATTGTATGAGGCCAAGAGTTTATGGCAACTTTTTATAGACAAAAATATGTTAATTTATCTGAGATTCTGAATGAATATTCATTtgatttatcaaaaatataAGAATGAATAAAAATCTGTAGAAATATAAATGGCAAGCAATGAAGCAAGTAAGTCAAGTTGGGTGAACACTTGGGGCGCTTATAGCACTCACATTGGATAGATACACTAAAACAACATGATCTATTGTTAAAATACCGCTTGAATCGTACAGATTTTCACCGAATCATGCCTTTCCGAATTCTAGCATCGTCAAGGATTAGCCAATCTCTGAGGCATATTAGTTACAAATTTAGGAGAATGTGTTGATTAGAAAGCAACTCATATTTTCAGAGAAGCCAATATACATGGATAGATGTCTAAGCTCGTTAAGGGCTTGCTTGGATGAGGGTGGTGGGAGGTTTTGGGAGGGGAATTTGTTAAGGGATATGTCGGGAACACTTTACTTGGACAACTTATCTGTTTTCAGGACCGTCTTGGCCCACTAAGACAAGGCCAGCCCACGGAAGGTTAGATCTCATATCGCAAAAACTAATAAGAGTCCACAAGCCCACCAAACAAGTGTTACTGGCCCAGTCAGTCTTTCATACTGACTTAGTGGACTTGACCTGTGGACCATACAATGACCCTGACTAGCTAATTCGATTTTCTCATCATTAatgtttaatttttactcctttgCACACGCGTACCAATTTTACACACTATGAGATAGAATCAAGACTATGCTCCCATACTATGTTGAAAATCTCAACCCTACTCACATCcataatattatttgttttgggtTTATTGATGCCCGTGGCTTCACCAAGCAATGTGAGAAAAATAACTCGTAACACTTCCCTGCACTTGTGAATTCGATTATGTCAGACCTAACAAGCAGACTAATGGAAGCCTATCCAAAAGGACCAATACTATGTTCCAATACCATGTTGACAATCTTAATCCTACTCACATCTATGATATTGTCCACTTTAGATTTATCGATTCCTATAAATACATAGAATTTGTATGGGTTTGTTTCTCTCTGGACCATCTTACATAATACTACTTGAGCCTAGAGAAAATATTGTGTGAGGCTATGGAAGCTAGGTAACATTTGAATATTGAATGTTTGTGATATCTGAATATATTACTTTGCAATAAATGATTTCTCATGAAAGCTTATTCTTCAATAGGAGAATGTAGCTTGCTAGAAATTTCTGCTGGGTTTCGGTAGATTACTTGCAAATACTTTTATTCCACACAAATTCTTAGAAACAATACATGAAAGCAGTCAAAAATCCAAAGCCAAAAACAACTTCATAACACACATATTTTCGCTGTTGTCATCAGCCCAACTGTACTACAAGCAGCTTAATAACACCCAGTACGTACAAACCACATGCATCCACGCCTTCAAAGGTACTAATATTCATTACcttgacataaaaataaaaaaattcttaagACTCGCCAAGCTTGCTTGGTTTCTGGAATTCAACATCTTCGTCCgagtcttcttcttcctctttcccTTCTTCTCCCTTCGTTAACAACAGATACTTAGCGACCCTTTTGTTGCGATAAATCCTggtcaaaatcaaataaaacaaCGTACAAAGAATCGTAATAAGTATCAAGTAGCTGCTGAATTGAATGTTGACCAAGGATTTAGCCCTGTGAAGTGCCTCCTCAGTATGGCATGCAACCAATAGACGACCATCTTCGTAGTATTGGTAGCAATCTTTAGGAATAAATGCTGGGGTATAAAGCATAAAACCCAGGACTATAAACCATACTCCTTGGAACATAATACTAAACGACCTAACAAAGCTAACCAAAAAACTTTTCTCAAGACCCAATCCCGGAATAGTTGTGGCTAGAGAAACAAAGACCACAAGTTGAAGAAACCAGTGGTACTGGCCTTCAAGACTGGCATGATCGGTGTAATGGAGATGGAAGAGAAGAAATTGTTGTGCAAACACGATAACTCCAATGAGCTGTGTTAGACCACGCTTAGTTGTTTTCGGGCAAATCTTGTCAAGAATGATGGCAAAAGTTGCATAGACAATAAGGGTCATCGAGATTAGTGAATGTTCAAAGTTGCGGAGATGGTTTGATGGTATGGTTCCATCTGTGTCTAGTGGTTGGTGTTTTGTAGGGCCGATGAAGAGCTCCATGGCTACAGAAATAGAGCTCCCTGTCATAATAAAGTAGAGCTCTATGTACCTTAGTTTGGAGGTAGGAAACCAGGGAGAAGAAGTGTAAGTTTTTGGACGGAGAGAGTGGAGCTTAATGTGGTTAAAAAGATGCCATAGACCTAGCAGAAAGAAACCAAGGCCTGGTGCAACATGCCCTACCATAGTACCCATAATGGCAGAAACTAAAGAGAGCTGGGGATTGTGATTTGTGATGGTGAAGAAGAGAGTGATGATTAATGGGGTTTTTAAAGAGGAAACTTGAGTTGGAAAATATATTATAAGACATCACTTTCATGCTCAATATTATCAATTCTTTGAAGGCATTCTATCCAGTATCTTCTCAGTCAAGGGTTaacaaaaatccaaaatttCAATAATCGAGAGGTGAAATTAAATGCACAATTCCAATAATAGAGGGAAACCAAACCAAAtgtttgattgatgtaaattaaaaaaaaaaaacaaacgaaCTTCTTCCACAAGGAAAAGCAAAGTTTGTGTAAACACCATGAATTAAAAAGCAAATgcagaaataaaaaaaagttaaaacgtTGAAGTTCCTTTGCTACAGAAATAGAGCTCCCTGTCATAATAAGAAAGGTACAACACCAACAAGAAGGACAAACAAAAATGGGCCTGACAACAGGACCCACTTGCTTTTTGCCTTTTGGTTCACACATAGGTATCAATTGTGTTCCCAATGTCCTACCGGCTACCACTTTGGAGATTGTGACTTTGATTCTTATTCCAAACTCATATGTGGATTTTTCATTGCAGATTATTGTATTAGGCCAAGAGTTTATGGCAACTTTCTATAGACCAAAATTTCCAATTTTTCGTGGTTCATGGTGGTTGTGGTCAATTTCATCATATCCATCAGGTGCGCAATGGGTAAACCCATTGGGTCTGCATACTACCTTACAAATTACGCATGTCAAGCAAACACACGAGAGGATTGATAATAAATGAATGCAATTACTTGTGTTATAAAATATTAGACAAAAGGCTTTGTCTTCAGGACCATTTTGGCCCACTAAGACCAGGGCAGCCCACGGAGGGTTAGATCCTATCTCATATTGCAAATGCTAATAACTAATAAGAGTCCACAAGCCCACCAACAAGTGTTACTGGCCCAGTCAGTCTTTCATACTGGCTTGACCTGGACGGGAAGACTAAAcaatgcccatgactattaatGAGATTTTCTCATCATTAATGCTAAGGTTTTGtttctcataaaaaaaaaccctagtcTACTCCATTAAACTAAGAAGAAAAAAGCCTAAAAGTTGAGTGACGATTGTAACTTATCCTTCATATTCATACGTTAAAGACAAAGTTACTGTTATGTTCTTTCAACTTGAAGGCTTTCAAGTAGTGGCTTTGAatctgtatgtgtgtgtgtatatatatatatatatatatatatatatatgttctcacCCAATTGTAAGAAAGTCCTTAATTTGTTACATCGAGCCTTCAATATCCACAAGTAAAGTACTCATTACTCATTAGAATGCCAATGGGACCCAAATACAAAGAGTGAAGGAATCCATATATATGAGTCATGACAACTGGATTCTTCCAATTGAAGTTGGTTAATATATTCTTGTATTGTATTTGAGAACTTTTAGATCACTAGCATACCTGAGTCTTTCGGATCTaggcaaattttaaaaaagattctctttaaacaaaataattaaatgtCGTATATTACTCAAATGGGTTTggagttacaacttacaataacattggtatttttttttcaaaagtatgatgccttgggaattcaCAGATCCTAGGCGGCAGCCCATATTGTCCCACCCAAGGATGTTCCTAttttaaatacatacatatatttatatattttaaggATTCATGGGCAAGAGAACCAAAAGTTGTATAATCACATTTTGAGGTTTTTGGTAACAAAACTAAAGGATCCAATGTTTTCCAATTGTGTTTTTCGTATGTGttacaagatatatatatatatacaagactGTAAGCATACAAGATTAAATACATGTAACAAATTCTATGTTGCTGTTACTTTATTCACGAAGATAAAATAGAAGAGATAGAATTTGTTGTGGCTGCTGTTACTAAAGCTCTTGACTTTGGAGATAAGATCGATGGTGCTTCTAGTGTTTGTTGAGATAATCCTGGAATTTCAGTTTCTGTTGAAGGTTCACTAACATGCCCCCGCAAGACGGTGCTCCCATTGGAGATACCGATCTTGGAACGTAACTTGTGAAAGGTGAGATTTGGTAGGGGCTTGGTAAGAGTGTCTGCAAGCTGGTCTTTAGAGGAGATATGAGACACAGTGAAGGATCCTCTAGCCACATGATCACGAACAAAATGATAATCGATGGCAATGTGCTTCATTCTTGAGTGAAAAACTGGATTAACAGAGAGATATGTTGCTCCAATATTATCACAAAAAATCTGTGGAGGTAATGAGCATCTGACATGTAATTCACCAAGCAAGTTTTTAATCCAAAGCACTTCAGCAGCACATGATGCAAGTGCTCGATATTCCGCCTCTGTCGAGGAGCGGGCAACTGATTTTTGCTTCTTTGAACACCAGGAAATTGCATTTCCTCCAAGATAAACAATGTAGGCAGAAGTGGATGTGAAATTATCACGATTACCTGCCCAATCCGCATCCGTAAAGGCTGTAACTGAGAGATGTTGGTTACGTTTAAGAAAGAGACCATGATGGATGGTTCCTTTCAAATAACGTAAGAGTCTTTTTGCTGCAGACCAATGTGTCTCTGTTGGCAGGTGCATATATTGGGCCAGTTTGTTGACGGCAAAAGATATGTCAGGTCGAGTGAGTGCTAGATATTGAAGTGCACCAATGACCTGACGAAATTGAGTTGCATCAGTTGCTGGAGAACCATCATGCAGCTGAAGAGATTGGGTGGAAGACATAGGTGTAGTACATTCTTTTGCACCTGTCATCTTGGTCCGTTCAAGCAGGTCTCGGATATATTTGTGCTGAGTTAACAGAAGCCCAGATTTTGTTGGAAGTACCTCAATACCAAGGAAATAGTGAAGGTCGCCAAGGTCCTTGATAGAGAAGCGACTTGCTAATGCTTGCAAAAAACATGTGATAAACCCACTGTCATTTCCTGTGACAATTAAATCATCGACATAcaccaaaaaataaatagtaaTATCATGGTGATGATATATGAAAAGCGAGGTGTCACTCCGAGAATTAGCAAAGCCATAGGAGAGTAGAAAACCCTTGAGCTCATTATACCAAGCCCTAGGAGCCTGTTTGAGACCGTAAATTGCTTTCCGCAGTTTACAAATAAAATTCGGATGTTGTTGATCAACAAAGCCCGGCGGTTGCTGCATAAACACTTCTTCAGACAATGtcccatgaaggaaagcattaTTGACATCCAATTGGCGTAAAGGCCATGCATTGGACAAGGCAATTGAGAGGATGAGCCGAATGGTTGTGGGTTTAACAACCGGGCTAAAAGTGTCATGGAAATCAATTCCAGGACGTTGGTGAAAGCCCTTGGCAACTAGACGGGCTTTATACTTGGATATGGAACCATCGGGATTTCTTTTAATCCGAAATACCCATTTGCAACCTACGACATTTTgggagggagagggagggaCAAGTTCCCATGTTCCATTTCGAAGAAGTGCGGTAATCTCATCAGACATGGCCTGCCTCCATCCCACATTTTTGGAGGCTTGGGTGACACAGGTGGGTTCAACAGATTCGGGGAGGGGATGGTTCGTAGTTGTGTGATAGAGAGACTTGGGTTTGAAGATG
Protein-coding regions in this window:
- the LOC120017227 gene encoding transmembrane protein 45A-like: MGTMVGHVAPGLGFFLLGLWHLFNHIKLHSLRPKTYTSSPWFPTSKLRYIELYFIMTGSSISVAMELFIGPTKHQPLDTDGTIPSNHLRNFEHSLISMTLIVYATFAIILDKICPKTTKRGLTQLIGVIVFAQQFLLFHLHYTDHASLEGQYHWFLQLVVFVSLATTIPGLGLEKSFLVSFVRSFSIMFQGVWFIVLGFMLYTPAFIPKDCYQYYEDGRLLVACHTEEALHRAKSLVNIQFSSYLILITILCTLFYLILTRIYRNKRVAKYLLLTKGEEGKEEEEDSDEDVEFQKPSKLGES